In Heteronotia binoei isolate CCM8104 ecotype False Entrance Well chromosome 5, APGP_CSIRO_Hbin_v1, whole genome shotgun sequence, the DNA window CTTAGTAAGGGAACTAATTTGCAAGCTAGCGGGGAGGCTGGCTCACAGcactctgcagcttacagggaacactgcctaACAACACCAGCTGTACCGTTTCAGTTGCGTTTACTTGTTACTTCCGAGGTGCCACATCCTAGCAAATAGCAACAATGGCCTTCCACTCTGTCAGGTAAGCGAGTCAATCTCTACACAAAAGAACCAATGGAGGTATGGGGGGCAGTCCTTAAGCAGAGAAGCTTCAAGGAGAAGTTAAAGTGCATGATTGCTAAACTTTTTATGTGTATTCACAAATTCGGAACAATGGGCCCCTCCCCCCAGGGCTGAACAGGGACAAAGGTTTCTTATCTCACAGATACTAATATTCTGCCCCAAGCTGATTACAATGTACATGGCATCTCTGCCTCCTGAGTGCTTTTTTTGGCAGCATCCCCCTACCCTCTGACTGAGAGATAAAGACTGAGAGATCTCCATTCTCAATCAAATACGACAAAGAGAGCATTAAATctaaaaagcttatacccagaggaTCTTGTTAGTCTCTAGGTGCTGTGAACTAAAAATTCAGTATTTGTGGAAAGTGTCTTATAATCACACCAGGTGTTCCTTTCTTTCAGCAGGAGAAGTGTGGAAGTCAGCGAATGAAGCAGAAGACCACCGATGGATGGAAAAAGAGGATACGTATTCCAATGTGAAAGAGAAGATTGAATCTTTGGATGCGCTACGGCAGGAGGAAGGAAAACACCTAGCCAAGGGGAGGAATAATTCTGGTCTTTTACAGGGGGAGGGCTCTCTTCAGCAAAACACATGCCAAAGAGACAACAGAAAGGAGTGCACAGCAAGCAGTGAAAATGTCACTGAAATATCAGTTATTGGTCTCCAAGAAAGCATGTGTaatgtaaaaaaaatatataaatgcctggagcGTGGGAAAAGTGTCAGGCAGAGAGCATGCCGTACTTCCCACCAAAGAAATAACACtggggaaaaaccatataaatgcctggagtgtgggaaaagttttggaagaaAAGATGTCCTCATCTCCCATAGGAgagttcacacaggggagaaaccatacaaatgtttggagtgtgggaaaagttttggaagaaAAGATTGCCTCATCTTCCATCGGAGAAttcacacgggggagaaaccatacaaatgtttggagtgtgggaaaagcttcagtcagagaTCAGGCCTTCGTGAGCATAAAAAaattcacactggggagaaaccatatacttgcctggagtgtgggaaaagtttcaggCATAGAGCAcaccttacttcccatcaaagaattcacacaggggagaaaccatatgaatgccagcagtgtgggaaaagtttcaggCATAGAGATGGCCTCATCgcccatcgaagaattcacacaggggagaaaccatacaaatgcttggagtgtgggaaaagcttcactgtaAGTACCAATCTTGCTTgccatcgaagaattcacacaggggaggaaCCATACAAATGTCTTGAGTGTGGGAGAAGCTTCAGTCAGAGATCACAACTTAGCGTTCATCAAACaattcacactggagagaaaccatgtaaatgcctagagtgtgggaaaagttttggaagaaAAGATAGCCTCATTgcccatcgaagaattcacactggggagaaaccatataaatgcctggaatgtgggagAAGCTTTCGTTACAGAACTGCTCTTACCTCCCATCAAATAAttcacacagggaagaaaccgTATGAATGCCaagagtgtgggaaaagttttggaataAAAGATGGCCTCATCTCCCATaggagaattcacacaggggagaaaccatacaaatgtttggagtgtggggaaagttttggaagaaaaaaTGGCCTCATCTGCCATCGGAGAAttcacacgggggagaagccatacaaatgTTTGGAGTGTGCGGAAAGCTTCAGTCAGAAATCAGGCCTTCGTGAGCATCAAAAaattcacactggggagaaaccatatactTGCCTGGAGTGTAGAAAAAGTTTCAGGCACAGAACAAGCCTtatttcccatcaaagaattcacacaggggagaaaccatatgaatgccGGCAGTGTGGGAAATGTTTTGGACAAAGAGGTCTCCTCATCTCTCATCAAAAaaatcacacaggggagaaaccatacaaatgcttggaatgtgggaaaagcttcactgtaAATAGCAGTCTCACTCgccatcgaagaattcacacaggggagaaaccatacaaatgtcatgagtgtgggaaaagcttcagtcagagaTCACAGCTTTGTGTTCATCAAAACATTCATACTGGgtagaaaccatataaatgcctggagtgtgggaaaagcttcagtgggAGATTGCAGCTTTGTGTTcactggagagaaaccatataaatgcctggagtgtagGAAAAGTTTTTATTACATAAATACTCTTACTTGCCATCAaggaattcacacaggggagaaaccctataAATGCCAAGAATGTGAGGAAAGTTTTGCAAGAAAAGATAGCCTTAcctcccatcaaagaattcacacaggggagaaaccatacaaatgcttagagtgtgggaaaagcttcactgtaAGTACCAGTCTCACTTGTCACTGAAgaatgcacacaggggagaaaccatacaaaggcttggagtgtgggaaaagactCAGTCAGAGTACACATTCTGCTTCCCACCAAAGGAGACACACGGGGGAAGAAATAAAAAGTCCGGGGTGTAGGAAAAACTTCTATTGGGATAATCACCTTACTTACCACTAAAAGATTCACAGAGAAGAGAAACTCTATAGATGTCAGGAATGGCTTCAGTCCCAGGTCACACTTGGTATACATCAGAAAATTCACATGGAGGAAAAGAACACAgaaatgcctggaatgtggaaaAACAAAACTGACGGGTCCAGTCTAAGTTCCCACCGAAGAAGTCACACAGGGGAGGAACCCTATAAATGCCTAGATTGGGGGTATGGCTTCAGCTGGAGTTCACACCTCAGTGTCCCTTTGAAAattcacacagaggagaaaccatataaatgcttggagggtgggaaaagcttcagtgtgCACGTTTTAGTGGCCATCAGGGCTGTATTTACAGGGGGCGGGGGGGTCACTTGCCACAGGGGCTGCCAAAGAGAGGCTGGCTGCTGGAAATGCGGCTACTGCACACGCATGCAGAGAACGTGCTGCTAGCCACCCTCCCAGTCCTTGCAGCCTGCATGACTGCAGGTCAGCAGGTGGATGTGGCCAGCTCCAGCTCCTGCAGCAGACGGCTTTCTCCCAAGGCAGGGTTGGCCTAAACTATGCAGTGTGCTTTgcctcccgcccccccctccccatgagttGATCTGGATCCAGGGACAGGGGCCATAAAAAATTTCACAGACTGGAGAAACTACAGATCCGTGGAGTGTGGGGAAAATCTGGTCACAGTAGCATCCTTACTTCCCATTGAAGAATTCACTTAGGGGAGAAACCATAGAACTGCCTGGAGTGTGGAGACAGCTTCAGTCAGACCTCACACTTTAGTTTTCAGCAGAAAATTCACACAGAGGAGATatcatataaatgcctggagggggggggggacttcagagTTATCTTCTtcgctgttcagtcgcacagttgagtccaactctcatggacaaagtcacaccaggccctcctgtcttccaccatcctccgaagtctgctcaaattcgtgtttgtgacatcagtaacactgtcaagccatctcctcttttgccgtccccggagagccagtttggtgtagtagttaagtatgcggactcttatctgggagaaccgggtttgattccccactcctccactttcacctgatggcatggccttgggtcagccatagctctggcagaggttgtccttgaaggggcagctgctttgacagccctctccagccccacagggtgtctgttgtgggggaggaaggtaaaggagattgtgagccgctctgagactcttcggagtggagggcgggatataaatccaatatcttcttcttcttcttcggccttctgtctttcccagcatcaggatcttctccagggagtgctcccttctcattgggtggccaaagtatttgagcttcagcttcagcatctgacgttccagggaacagtctgggttgatttcccttcggactgactgattggatcttcttgcagtccaaggtaaTCCAAGAAGTAAGTTGTCTTCTTACTttgcatcaaagaattcacacgggAGAAACATACAGATGCCCTCGGTGTGGGAAAAGGTTCTGTCAGAGGGCACACCTCAACTTCCCATTGAAGGATGCccacaggggagaagatatatgtTGCCTATTCATGACTGTAATTATATTTATGTATATTTATGCGTTATGCAGTTTCATGACCTCTGTAAAGTTAAACTCTGGGTCAGAAAAAGAAGCAGAATTCGTAACCCCCTCTCAGTCTTTACAGTTCATTACTATAGCTGAAGAAACAGGAGAATTATTGCTCTCAAACGGCAAACATCTACTGTCCTGAGCCTTATAAGAAGCCTTTAAGAATTTAATGGCTGTCGTCAAGTTGCATTGTAGCCCCTGTGGTATAGGGACTCCTTTGCACAATTCCTTTAGGGTTCAGTTGTTTCATTTGGAGGACAATTGCATCTTCAAGTccaaaattttatttctcttcctctgcaACCTCTTATCAAAAGCGACATAAGGGAGATCTAATCAGCTGCTCTACTGGTGGCTTCCCGTCAGAAAAGACCTTCTATTGGATGAGCAGATCAGGTGTGCTGGCCTTTGCATCGTGCCTACCTCCTTAAAAACTGATTTCCTGCTCTGACCTGAAACAAGCCTGATCTAGTCAGATCGCGGAAGCTAAGCGGAGTCGACTCTAGTTAGTACTTGggcgggagacctccttgaaataccagcccTCGGGAGGACAGGGGGtggactttattcagccacctctctgaatatcctccaggcaccCAGTAAGGGGcagtcaccagaggctgccatgacttcctggggcagacacacacacacaaacacacaatacAACCCTCCCCACAACTTGCGTAAATCTTAGAGAACTGTAATGCTTATGTATTTAGCTGAGTCTGAGGAATGTTTGTAGATCTGATTTTTATTGTTCGCATTTTTCTGTTACTTGTAGGATTAACTTTCATCTTTTCATCCAATCCTTAACTAATAAAAGAGCATGTTTCAGTTTAAATGAAATCATCATCTCTAAGAAGTTAACTTTCTTCTTTCGACACACGATCTGAAATCTGGCCTTGAATATTTCACTGAACTGGAAGGGCCCAGTCTTCCAGAAAGTTTGCTCAGTTAAACCCGAGTGGCTAATTCTGCAGGGTGTTCTCATCAGGCTTAATTTAAACGATTGGCTATCCCATAATAAGCCCAACACAGCCTGGATCCCTCTTGCCTGCAAGACCACTGTTCCCACTTTGCTACACTGAAGACACCTGGGGTGCccctgagcagggccttctgcaggtggcCCCCTTCAGATGGGCCAAATCAACAGTTGCCTATTCATGTGCGTCCTTTGTTGTACCCAAAGCCTTGCGGAAGAGCCTGCATGAACAGCCTGCATGAGGAGGCCAGAGAGGCCGCCTTTATCATGGCTCTCTGCAATTCATGCAATGAAATGTTTTCAGGAAGCTGTTTCGGTCAAGGGAACAGGGACTGTGGTCTGTACTGCCATACGCAAGAGCCTTCTGTGTAACTCCTGTGACATGTAGATGCTTTTGCTGGGTTCCAGCTCTTTCCCCCCACCACATGTTCTGCTCATTTTTTATAATCCCAATTTCTCTTGTATTGTTTCCTGGGTGTTCCCTGCTACATGCAGCTGGGGCAGGCGCCACACAAACACTCTTACCGCAGGTGAAGGAGGAGagcttttttcaaaaaagcaggaacctacagaaacgcagttctggcaggATTGccaccagggagtgtggcctaataggcaaaagaattcctgctgttttttcccaacaaaaaaaccctgggaatTAAAACCAGCCCCTCCCGATAAATAGGCCCTCAGCTTGAAAAGCATAGCTC includes these proteins:
- the LOC132571590 gene encoding LOW QUALITY PROTEIN: gastrula zinc finger protein XlCGF57.1-like (The sequence of the model RefSeq protein was modified relative to this genomic sequence to represent the inferred CDS: substituted 1 base at 1 genomic stop codon) produces the protein MLENFGNVASLGPLISKPDLISRLEEEEGLFFLGCDEEKGSAAGEVWKSANEAEDHRWMEKEDTYSNVKEKIESLDALRQEEGKHLAKGRNNSGLLQGEGSLQQNTCQRDNRKECTASSENVTEISVIGLQESMCNVKKIYKCLERGKSVRQRACRTSHQRNNTGEKPYKCLECGKSFGRKDVLISHRRVHTGEKPYKCLECGKSFGRKDCLIFHRRIHTGEKPYKCLECGKSFSQRSGLREHKKIHTGEKPYTCLECGKSFRHRAHLTSHQRIHTGEKPYECQQCGKSFRHRDGLIAHRRIHTGEKPYKCLECGKSFTVSTNLACHRRIHTGEEPYKCLECGRSFSQRSQLSVHQTIHTGEKPCKCLECGKSFGRKDSLIAHRRIHTGEKPYKCLECGRSFRYRTALTSHRRIHTGEKPYKCLECGESFGRKNGLICHRRIHTGEKPYKCLECAESFSQKSGLREHQKIHTGEKPYTCLECRKSFRHRTSLISHQRIHTGEKPYECRQCGKCFGQRGLLISHQKNHTGEKPYKCLECGKSFTVNSSLTRHRRIHTGEKPYKCHECGKSFSQRSQLCVHQNIHTGXKPYKCLECGKSFSGRLQLCVHWRETI